The Vibrio rhizosphaerae genome contains the following window.
ACTTCTCCTTGGCTTAATCCTGAACGATGATCATCAATCATCGGTGTTGTTATTGTTTAGTTGGACGGTCGGTTATCGATGGTCAACCCGGCGCACAATCGCATCGCCAATTGACTGAATAATCTGAACCAGAACAATGAGCATGACAACGGTCACCGCCATCACGGTAATGTCATAACGGTAGAAACCATAACGAATGGCCACATCCCCGAGACCGCCGCCACCGACCGTTCCTGCCATCGCCGAGTAACTGACCAGTGTCACCATCGTAATCGTGACTGAATTGAGAATGGTTGGCATCGCTTCCGGTAACAGCACTTTGGTAATGATTTGCAGCGGTTTCGCCCCCATAGCTTGGGCGGCTTCAACCAGACCGGCAGGGACTTCGAGCAGCGCCCCTTCAATCAGCCGGGCAACAAACGGAATCGCACCGATGGTCAATGGGACGATGGCTGCGGTGGTGCCGATAAATGTACCGATCAAGAGTTTGGTGAACGGAATAATAGCAACCATTAAGACCAAAAACGGTACCGAACGACCGACATTGACCACGGCACCTAAAATACGATTAAGGCGTCTGTTTTCTAATAATCCCTTCGGTTTCGTAATATGCAGGATGACCCCGAGCGGAATACCAATGAGGAAGCCGACCAGACCTGAAAATGCAACCATATAAACGGTTTGCCAAGTGGCGTTCAAAATCAGATGGCTGTTTTGACTGATCCAGTCAACGATGAGGTTAATTGACATACCCAAGGACCTCTACTTTTACATGCTGTGAACGGAGATATTCGATTGCGGCCTGATCGTTGGCCGCTTCTCCAAGGAGTTCTGCGACCAACATGCCAAATTTGACACCGCCGGCATAATCGAGATCAGAACTGAGAATATTCACATCCATATTAAAATCCCGTGAGATATGTGAAACCAACGGGGCATCAACCGTCGCGCCGGTAAATTCCATCCGGACAAGCGGATAACTGCCCGGAACCCGTTCAGGATGCAGGCGATTTTCGTAATCTTCCGGAATCGATAAATCCAGTGTCGAGCGAATAAACTGGTGTGCGAGCTCGGTTTTCGGATGGGCAAAAATATCGCTGATACTACCTTTTTCAACCAACTCTCCGTCACCGATGATGGCGACCTCATGACAGATGCTTTTCACTACATCCATCTCATGTGTGATGAGCAAAATCGTGATATCTAGCTGACGGTTAATCTGTTTAAGCAGTTGTAAAATTGATTGGGTCGTGGCCGGATCCAATGCACTGGTGGCTTCATCACATAACAGCACTTTCGGATCACTCGCCAGTGCGCGGGCAATTGCAACGCGTTGCTTTTGCCCGCCACTGAGGTTGGACGGATAGGCTTGTTTTTTGTCGGCAAGACCGACAAGTGTCAGTAATTCATTGACTTTATTATGGATATATTGCTGATTCTGACCTGCAAGTTCTAGCGGTAAAGCAATATTGTCAAATACAGTTCGGGATGATAACAGATTAAAATGCTGGAATATCATGCCGATATTGCGTCTGGCCTGACACAATTGAGCCGCACTCAATTTGGTCAGGTCAACACCGTCCACAATGACTTCACCACTGGTGGGAGACTCCAACATATTGACACAGCGTATCAGCGTACTTTTCCCGGCACCGGAAGAGCCGATCACACCAAAGATCGTCCCTTGCCGGATATGGAGATTAATGTCTTTCAGGGCGAGTATTTGATTGTCGCCTTGACCAAACATTTTGTTGACGTGATTTATTTCAATCATTAGAAACCCTGACTAGGACCTACTTAGTTGATTCATTTCACCTCAGATCAAGCATTGTATGCTGAGGTATGGTGTGTTGCGTGATGAATTTGTATTCAATCCGGAACAACACCTGCGATTTGGTAATGGATGCTATGGCTTCATGATAATGAAGTCAATCATTTTCGACGTCTAGACGTCTAAAGTTATTATTGTGGCGATTAGGCTGGAAAAAGCAATCAAAAATCTGTAACAGGAGACGAAGGGATTTGGGTGTATCTCCAAGTGTGAGTTTGAGTATAATAGCCGACATTAATCAGTCGGATGGGGTAAAGCTTTGGCTAAACCAGCAGTGTTTCTGGATCGCGATGGTGTGATCAATATGGATAGTGGCTATGTTCATGATGAACATGATTTTCACTTCATTGATGGGGTATTTGAGGCAACAAAACGCCTGAAGGATATGGGATATCTTTTAGTAGTGGTGACCAATCAGGCCGGAATTGCCCGGGGATTGTTTACCGAAGAGCGCTTTTTGAGCCTGACGCAGTGGATGGACTGGAACTTTATTGACCGTGGGATCGAGTTGGATGGGATTTATTATTGTCCGCATCATCCTGAGCATGGCGACGAGAAATATAAGCAGAACTGCGATTGTCGAAAACCGCGTCCCGGCATGTTTATCTCTGCCCGTGATTTTCTCAACATTGATATGGCGAAGTCAGTGATGGTGGGGGATAAACCCTCAGATCTGATTGCAGCTCAGGCGGCTGGCGTCGGGACTTCAATTCTGGTCCGTACCGGAAAACCCGTGACTGAAGCCGGTGAATCACTTGCCGATGTGGTGCTTGATAGCATCAAAGATGTTCCGGCTTATTTGGCTTGATGGTTTTTCTGTACTCAGAAAAGATAGTATTGATGCCATATTGAGATGATGTCATTAAAGCAGGGAGACACTGTATTGGTTCGAGTCTCTTTGCTTGCAATTATTGCAATATGAAGTAGCAACGGGTATCGCTGAAGTCTGATGTGAATTGAGTGGTCTGAGTCACCGGATAGAAAAGCAACGGATAGAAAAAAAGCCAGCAATATGCTGGCTTTTCTATATGGTGGAGGGGGACGGATTCGAACCATCGAAGGCAGTGCCGGCAGATTTACAGTCTGCTCCCTTTGGCCACTCGGGAACCCCTCCAGAGTGTTTTGTTCATGCCTGAATCAAATAATTCAACCATGTTGAATATGGTGGAGGGGGACGGATTCGAACCATCGAAGGCGGAGCCGGCAGATTTACAGTCTGCTCCCTTTGGCCACTCGGGAACCCCTCCAGGGTGTGCACGTTGTGTTGAAGAAATATTCCCGATTCATCTCTTCGGTGCGGGGCGCATCATAGCAAACCTATGCAGCCTGTAAAGCCTTTTCTAATAATTTATGACTGAATGATGTCTTTTTGGACAAATGTGCTATTTCTTGTTCAATATCAAGTTATAGAAGATAAAAAACACTGAACTTGACCCTTTATGATGAACCGTAAGTGACACAATATCGTGATGGTTTATGGTTCATCGCAAGGACGACATTGAGGACAGCTGCGCTGAGTATGGAAACAGCAATTGTCTCTGGTGGGAGATAAAAGAAAGATGCACAGACAATCGATGCATCAATACATAATTGTGTCTTACCGACAGAAATGCCTAATTTATCCTGAACAAACAGGCAGAATACGTTGAAGCCGCCTAAACTTGACCGGTGGCGAAAGAGAATCAACATACCCAATCCCATCAGGAGGCCGCCGCTGATGGCAGCGTAAACAGGATTGGTGTCGGTGAGTTGTACCAGCGGTGAAAATAGTCCGGTAAACAGGGAAACCAGTAGTCCGGAAATGAAACTGTTCAACGCGAACCGTTGGCCGAATCGTTTCCAGGCAAGCCAATAAAAAGGGGTGTTGCACAGTAGATACAGCACACCAAAAGAGTATGGCGTTAAGTGGTTCAATAATAGTGCTAATCCGGCTGTGCCACCGGTAATGGCATTTGCTGCTTGTAGAAACATAATTCCCTGAGCAACTAAAAAGCTCCCGGTAATCATGGCAATAATGTCTTCCTGAAATGTGTGCTTTTCCATCGATAGTCAAAAGGATTGGGACAATTTGCGGAGAATACTAAAGAAAAGGTGACGTTTTCGGTAGCTAGATAGGCTAAATTCAGGTAAACCTATGTCTTTGATACTTTACATGATGTAAACAGCAAAGTTGACACACATGATGGTTATTGTGGTGTGACTTTTCGGTATCATGAAAAAACTGCATGATAATTTGTCTATTTGGGCTTTATGACCTAAATCAATTTAGGTAGAATACGCGCTAAATTAGATGGCGAAAACGTTTGCGTTAAGTCAAAATGTCATTTTATTAAACATTTCAGTCAATCTGAGTCAGGAGATACAGATGCTTAAGCGTGATATGAATATCGCTGATTATGATGCGGATCTTTTCGCAGCCATTCAAGAAGAAACTCTTCGTCAGGAAGAACACATTGAACTGATTGCTTCAGAAAACTACACCAGCCCACGCGTGATGGAAGCTCAGGGCTCTCAGCTGACCAATAAGTATGCGGAAGGCTATCCGGGCAAGCGCTATTATGGTGGTTGTGAGTACGTCGATAAAGTTGAAACATTAGCGATTGAGCGCGCATGCGAACTGTTTAATTGTGAATATGCAAACGTCCAGCCTCACTCAGGTTCTCAGGCAAACAGTGCTGTTTATATGGCATTGTTGAATCCCGGTGATACTGTTTTAGGGATGAGTCTGGCTCACGGTGGTCACTTGACACATGGTTCTCCGGTGAATTTCTCCGGGAAACACTACAATGTGATTCCTTATGGCATTGATGAAACGGGTCAGATTAACTACGACGAAATGGAATCGTTGGCGGTTGAACATAAGCCGAAAATGATTATTGGCGGATTTTCTGCATATTCACAAGTTGTTGACTGGGCTCGGATGCGTGAAATCGCAGATAAAGTCGGCGCTTACCTGTTTGTCGATATGGCGCATGTGGCGGGTCTGATCGCTGCGGGCGTGTATCCGACACCAGTCCCACATGCTCACGTTGTGACCACGACAACCCATAAAACACTGGCTGGTCCGCGTGGTGGTTTGATTCTGTCAAACGCCGGTGAAGAGATGTACAAAAAACTGAACTCTGCTGTATTCCCTGGCGGTCAGGGTGGTCCTCTGATGCATGTGATTGCGGCAAAAGCAGTTGCGTTTAAAGAAGCGATGGAACCTGAGTTTAAAGCCTATCAGGCGCGTGTCGTGCAAAATGCCAAAGCGATGGTTGCTCAGTTCCAGGCGCGTGGCTATAAAATCGTGTCGAACAGTACTGAAAACCATTTGTTCCTGGTTGATTTGATCGACAAAGATATCACAGGGAAAGAAGCGGATGCGGCTCTCGGCGCAGCGAATATTACCGTTAATAAGAACTCAGTACCGAATGATCCTCGGAGTCCGTTTGTGACTTCAGGTATTCGTGTCGGCACACCGGCAATCACTCGACGTGGTTTTACCGCTGATGACGCGAAAGAGTTGGCAAACTGGATGTGTGATGTGTTGGACAACATCAATGATCCAAGTGTGATTGATGCGACGAAAGCAAAAGTTCTCGAAATTTGTAAGCGCCTCCCAGTTTACGCATAAGTGACCGAATCATTTTGGTGATAAAAATAAACCCGCTTTCCGCGGGTTTATTATTTTGAAATAAAGCATATTCACAACGAAACAAGAGATTCAAAAGTGTCTGTGAAAGGGCAATCAGCGATTGAGAATATTATCTCAATACGGGGATTAATCTTTAGAGATGCTCAGTGTTGTACCTGATTTACATTTGAATAAGTAGTAGTTTTCACTTTCAGTAAATTTGCCTAACCCTTCGCCGTCACAATAATCAATGTTGATCCCACGCATCACTTCGAGCGTGCTTTCTGATTTGAGGGCAAATTTAGAGCCGTCGGCACAAACGATGCGGACTCGTCCTGCATTATCCAGCGAGTAGACTTTCACGTCGGTATTACAAAGCTCAAAAGACGCTTCACGGTAGTTGTCTTCTTTGGTATTTGAAGCACAACCTGCGAGTGTGACCGCGAGTCCGATAATGCCCCAGATCGTGGCTGTTTTCATCATATATATCCTTACATCGACAGTGAATTCGAGTTGCTCTCTAGACTATAGAACAACCATCATAGATTCAATATTACAGCTCAAATTATGGCAATTGTTTCACATTTGCGGAAGGCTTGTGCCGTGTTTATCCTCAAATGGTCATGTTGGTGATAGGCCGTTGAGCGGCTAATCAGCCGGTGGGGGCACCGGCTGATTGGCATTATTTGACTTCAATGCCTTTAGCTTGCAAATCAGCATGATAGGAGGAACGAACAAACGGACCACATGCGGCATGAGTAAAGCCGAGTGCCAGCGCAATCTCTTTCAGTTCATCAAACTCTTCCGGTGGGACATAGCGTTCTACGGGTAAGTGATGGCGGCTCGGTGCCAGATATTGACCTAAGGTCAGCATCGTGACGCCGTGGGCACGCAGATCTTTGAGCACTTCGACAATCTCTTCTTTTGTTTCACCCAGCCCCATCATCAGACCAGATTTGGTTGGGATGTCCGGGTGTTGCTGTTTGAATTTTTGTAATAATTCCAGAGACCACTTGTAGTTTGCTCCGGGTCTCACTTTCCGGTACAAGCGCGGCGCAGTTTCCAGATTGTGATTGAATACATCTGGCGGATTATCTTTCAGGATATCCAGTGCGGTATCCATCCGGCCTCTGAAGTCGGGAACCAGTGTTTCAATGCGAATCTCAGGATTGAGTGCCCGAATTTCTCGGTTACAATCCACAAAATGTTGCGCACCACCATCGCGTAAGTCATCACGATCAACCGAGGTGATAACCACATATCTGAGCTTCATATCCCGGATAGTCTGTGCGAGTTTTTGCGGCTCTTGCGCATCAGGTGTTAAAGGACGCCCATGTGCGACATCGCAGAAAGGACAGCGACGCGTACAAATTGCTCCCAGAATCATAAAAGTGGCAGTGCCATGATTAAAGCACTCTGCCAGATTGGGGCAGGAAGCCTCTTCACAGACCGAATGCAGATTATTCTTACGCATGGCGGATTTAATATCCTGAATGCGTTGACTATCTGCCGGTAGTTTAATCTTCATCCACGCAGGTTTACGCAATTGCTCTTTCTGTTCGGTCGGCATATTTTTGACCGGAATCAGTGCCATTTTGTCAGCGTCACGGTATTTGACGCCTTTTTCCATTTGAATCGGTTTGCTCATGATATTGCTTCTGTTTTGAATTCTATATGCTCGTAACCCAGTGCTGATACAAGCGTTTTAATGAGTTGTGTTTCGACGGTTTGTATGTCGGACGGACCACCGAGCTCACTGACCTGAACCATTTCCATACCTTGATAGCCACAAGGATTGATCCTTAAAAATGGTGATAAATCCATATTAATATTCAAAGCCAGCCCATGAAAAGAACAGCCTCTGCGAATCCGTAGCCCCAGAGAACAGATCTTTTTATTTCCGACATACACACCGGGGGCATCGGCTCTGGCCTGTGACTGAATATCAAATGCATTCAGTGTCTCGATGACAATATTTTCGATGTGTGTGACAAGCGCTCTGACGCCAAGCTTCTTGCGCTTTAAATCGAGCAAAAAATAAACGACCAGTTGTCCGGGACCATGATAGGTGACTTGTCCGCCGCGATCACTCTGGACGACGGGGATGTCTCCCGGATTGAGAATGTGCTCTGCTTTTCCGGCTTGACCCTGAGTAAAAACAGGATGATGTTCAACCAGCCAGACTTCATCACAGGTTTCGTCTGTTCGCTGGTTGGTAAAATCGTGCATCGCTTGCCAGATAGGCTGATAGTCTTGTTGACCGAGTCGTTTGATAACGAGTTGGTTCTCCATAATAGGACTCATCCGCGATAAATAAAGTATTTGGATTATAAACTGCTTCGGGTTATGGAACTACTCAATGATGATAAAAAATGGCCACACCTTGGGATGAGCCATTCTAACAATTTGATTGATAAGGGAAGATTGCTGTTTTTGTTGTTCAAAAAAAATTGAATTTTTCAAAAAACAACAGAGTTTTGTGGGTGAACGTCCAGCGATCTGTTTGGCTTACAGCACCATTCGAACAATCTCGATCTCACCTAATTCTTTATAGAGCGTCTCAACCTGTTCGATCGATGTAGCCGTAATATTGACGGAAACAGAATGATAGTTTCCTTTCGCGCTGGGTTTGACTGTTGGACTGTAATCACCGGGGGCATGGCGCTGGATGACCTCAAGAACGAGTTCAGGTAACTCCGGTTTTGCATGGCCCATCACCTTGTAGGTAAATGAACAAGGAAATTCAAGCAAGTCTTTCAGTTTCGCATCTGAGTTAATTGTTAACATAAGTGCAACTCCGGCTGAGGTCGATAGATAAGGAGGGGAATAATACTGATTAATGACATGGATCTCAAGATGCACTTTTACGCTCAAATTGTGTGTATTTGTGTGGTTTCACGCAAACTTTATCGGTTTATTGAATGATTTTAGTTATATAAAGTGAATGGGGATTTTTATGGCTAAGTTACCGGTATGCAGCTTTCGTGAAGAGAGTGGCTCTGGAGAGAAAATAACTGTATAAAGATTAATATGTTAGTGAAATGCTATACAGATAAGAGTCATTGACCGCTGTAAGTTCTATATTGAGCACATTGTTTATGCAACTGGTTTGTGCAACGGATTGGTGTATGCTGAAACTGCATCTTGGGGTTATTCTGATAGAGATGACATTGATTTTGTCGTGAGTTTAGTAGGTTAAGAAATAATGCAGCAGATTGCTAAAAGCGCTCATCGTGGAAAATTTCGTATTCAAGAAACATGGAAATTTATTTTATTCAGTTGTGTATACGTGATTTCCTGTGTTTCTTTTGTTGCATATCTGTATGTTCAAGCAAAGCAGTCGATTGAAGATGATCTGAATAATCGACTCTATCACGGTGCTTTGATGGCCTCTGCGGCTTTAGGTGAACATTACCATGACGGGTTGGTCGATAAGCATTCTAAAACCGAAGCCGAAGATTGGCATGCGATTGAGCGACTGACCGAATATAGCAGAAAGATGGATCTGACTTATATTTATACCGTGATTGAGCGGCATGGGCAGGCGGTTCTCGTATCATCCAGCGCGTCCGAAGATGAATTGCAAAACAATACCTATGTTCGTTTTTTCGATCCTTATCCTGATGCTAGTCACCAGTTACTGACTGCATTGCATGAAAATCGCATTATCTGGGCGGATTATGATGACCATTGGGGCGATTTTCGTGCGGTGTTTGTCCCGATGCGTTCCGCTGATGGTTCGCGCTATATTGCTGCCGCTGAGATGTCGATGAGAGAATATTACGCACATCAGAAGGCCGAAGAAGGTGAGACACGTATCCGGTTGGCAGGGTTTTCTATTTTTCTCTTCATTAATTTCAGTATCTTAGTCGGTGTTTATTTAACATACATCCGCCATAACCTGATGCAGTTACGCCGCAGTACTGCTGCGTTACAGGCAGCCAGAAAAACAGCCGAGTCAGCTAACCGGGCCAAAAGCAAGTTTGTTGCGGTGATGAGTCATGAAATCCGGACCCCGTTGAATGGTATTCTCGGTGCCACTGAACTTCTGAGTCATTCTCATCTGGATGCCAAGCAGCAGGAGTTTCTTAATATTATCGAGTCTGGCGGGAGTTCATTACTGGCAATTGTGAATGATATCCTTGATCTGTCAAAAATTGAGGCCGATAAAATTACCTTTGAGCCTGATAACTTCGAACTTCGTCCACTTATATCCACCGTGATTGATTTAATCCGGCCCCAACTAAAATCTCCGGAGATTCAACTGAGTTACGAGATTGGTGATTTTGTACCTCAATATATCCGCAGCGATCCGAAAAAACTGCAACAGATTTTGATCAATTTATTGGGCAATGCCGCGAAGTTTACCTATCACGGTGAGATTCATCTCAGCGTGAGTTTAGCGCGTAGCGGGGATCATGACCACGAGCCTCGTCTTGTGTTTAAGATCAAGGATTCAGGCATCGGTATTGAACAGGAACATCTGAAACGCTTGTTCCAGCCTTTCATGCAAGTCGGCTCTCATGTCGGTGGTACGGGGTTAGGTCTTTCGATTTGTAAAAGTTTTGTTGAGATGATGGGGGGAACGATTCAGGTTGAAAGTATCCCCGGACTTGGGGCGACATTTTGGTTTGATCTTCCCTATCAGGAGGCTGGCCCGGTCAGTGACCCGTCCGATAAAAAACAGCAATCGCTCCCGCATTGTAAGTCGCTCAATATTTTGGTGGTCGATGATAGTTCGCTGAATCAATCACTAGCACGCTTCATGTTAGAAAAACTGGGTCACCGGGTTTATACCATCGAAGATGGGACTCAAGTGCTGAAGGCGGTCCAAGACAGTAATTA
Protein-coding sequences here:
- a CDS encoding methionine ABC transporter permease, producing MSINLIVDWISQNSHLILNATWQTVYMVAFSGLVGFLIGIPLGVILHITKPKGLLENRRLNRILGAVVNVGRSVPFLVLMVAIIPFTKLLIGTFIGTTAAIVPLTIGAIPFVARLIEGALLEVPAGLVEAAQAMGAKPLQIITKVLLPEAMPTILNSVTITMVTLVSYSAMAGTVGGGGLGDVAIRYGFYRYDITVMAVTVVMLIVLVQIIQSIGDAIVRRVDHR
- the metN gene encoding methionine ABC transporter ATP-binding protein MetN is translated as MIEINHVNKMFGQGDNQILALKDINLHIRQGTIFGVIGSSGAGKSTLIRCVNMLESPTSGEVIVDGVDLTKLSAAQLCQARRNIGMIFQHFNLLSSRTVFDNIALPLELAGQNQQYIHNKVNELLTLVGLADKKQAYPSNLSGGQKQRVAIARALASDPKVLLCDEATSALDPATTQSILQLLKQINRQLDITILLITHEMDVVKSICHEVAIIGDGELVEKGSISDIFAHPKTELAHQFIRSTLDLSIPEDYENRLHPERVPGSYPLVRMEFTGATVDAPLVSHISRDFNMDVNILSSDLDYAGGVKFGMLVAELLGEAANDQAAIEYLRSQHVKVEVLGYVN
- the gmhB gene encoding D-glycero-beta-D-manno-heptose 1,7-bisphosphate 7-phosphatase; the protein is MAKPAVFLDRDGVINMDSGYVHDEHDFHFIDGVFEATKRLKDMGYLLVVVTNQAGIARGLFTEERFLSLTQWMDWNFIDRGIELDGIYYCPHHPEHGDEKYKQNCDCRKPRPGMFISARDFLNIDMAKSVMVGDKPSDLIAAQAAGVGTSILVRTGKPVTEAGESLADVVLDSIKDVPAYLA
- a CDS encoding YitT family protein, which translates into the protein MEKHTFQEDIIAMITGSFLVAQGIMFLQAANAITGGTAGLALLLNHLTPYSFGVLYLLCNTPFYWLAWKRFGQRFALNSFISGLLVSLFTGLFSPLVQLTDTNPVYAAISGGLLMGLGMLILFRHRSSLGGFNVFCLFVQDKLGISVGKTQLCIDASIVCASFFYLPPETIAVSILSAAVLNVVLAMNHKPSRYCVTYGSS
- the glyA gene encoding serine hydroxymethyltransferase, with amino-acid sequence MLKRDMNIADYDADLFAAIQEETLRQEEHIELIASENYTSPRVMEAQGSQLTNKYAEGYPGKRYYGGCEYVDKVETLAIERACELFNCEYANVQPHSGSQANSAVYMALLNPGDTVLGMSLAHGGHLTHGSPVNFSGKHYNVIPYGIDETGQINYDEMESLAVEHKPKMIIGGFSAYSQVVDWARMREIADKVGAYLFVDMAHVAGLIAAGVYPTPVPHAHVVTTTTHKTLAGPRGGLILSNAGEEMYKKLNSAVFPGGQGGPLMHVIAAKAVAFKEAMEPEFKAYQARVVQNAKAMVAQFQARGYKIVSNSTENHLFLVDLIDKDITGKEADAALGAANITVNKNSVPNDPRSPFVTSGIRVGTPAITRRGFTADDAKELANWMCDVLDNINDPSVIDATKAKVLEICKRLPVYA
- the lipA gene encoding lipoyl synthase; translated protein: MSKPIQMEKGVKYRDADKMALIPVKNMPTEQKEQLRKPAWMKIKLPADSQRIQDIKSAMRKNNLHSVCEEASCPNLAECFNHGTATFMILGAICTRRCPFCDVAHGRPLTPDAQEPQKLAQTIRDMKLRYVVITSVDRDDLRDGGAQHFVDCNREIRALNPEIRIETLVPDFRGRMDTALDILKDNPPDVFNHNLETAPRLYRKVRPGANYKWSLELLQKFKQQHPDIPTKSGLMMGLGETKEEIVEVLKDLRAHGVTMLTLGQYLAPSRHHLPVERYVPPEEFDELKEIALALGFTHAACGPFVRSSYHADLQAKGIEVK
- the lipB gene encoding lipoyl(octanoyl) transferase LipB, whose translation is MENQLVIKRLGQQDYQPIWQAMHDFTNQRTDETCDEVWLVEHHPVFTQGQAGKAEHILNPGDIPVVQSDRGGQVTYHGPGQLVVYFLLDLKRKKLGVRALVTHIENIVIETLNAFDIQSQARADAPGVYVGNKKICSLGLRIRRGCSFHGLALNINMDLSPFLRINPCGYQGMEMVQVSELGGPSDIQTVETQLIKTLVSALGYEHIEFKTEAIS
- the ybeD gene encoding DUF493 family protein YbeD, which codes for MLTINSDAKLKDLLEFPCSFTYKVMGHAKPELPELVLEVIQRHAPGDYSPTVKPSAKGNYHSVSVNITATSIEQVETLYKELGEIEIVRMVL
- a CDS encoding ATP-binding protein; translation: MQQIAKSAHRGKFRIQETWKFILFSCVYVISCVSFVAYLYVQAKQSIEDDLNNRLYHGALMASAALGEHYHDGLVDKHSKTEAEDWHAIERLTEYSRKMDLTYIYTVIERHGQAVLVSSSASEDELQNNTYVRFFDPYPDASHQLLTALHENRIIWADYDDHWGDFRAVFVPMRSADGSRYIAAAEMSMREYYAHQKAEEGETRIRLAGFSIFLFINFSILVGVYLTYIRHNLMQLRRSTAALQAARKTAESANRAKSKFVAVMSHEIRTPLNGILGATELLSHSHLDAKQQEFLNIIESGGSSLLAIVNDILDLSKIEADKITFEPDNFELRPLISTVIDLIRPQLKSPEIQLSYEIGDFVPQYIRSDPKKLQQILINLLGNAAKFTYHGEIHLSVSLARSGDHDHEPRLVFKIKDSGIGIEQEHLKRLFQPFMQVGSHVGGTGLGLSICKSFVEMMGGTIQVESIPGLGATFWFDLPYQEAGPVSDPSDKKQQSLPHCKSLNILVVDDSSLNQSLARFMLEKLGHRVYTIEDGTQVLKAVQDSNYDVILMDIYMNTMNGMEATREIRRHTEMKQPYIVAYTANASEEDLEQYKTCGMDDVLPKPAQLKDIERVLRRESRLWPKRAVDRDEQSTTSV